A DNA window from Aspergillus nidulans FGSC A4 chromosome V contains the following coding sequences:
- a CDS encoding NACHT and Ankyrin domain protein (transcript_id=CADANIAT00003161) encodes MAEVQALRGQLTQAAGSARVVVRCLNGSRDLQESSQRAIMLLVDALDSIYRLKDQIGDDENKDNKYLIEPHRLVALAEILERFTSTMKSMELYFQPGGVGVTYYRKHLLERTFLERLEQYKVMLLLSMQPDSSERSFLDKKIRASLRSGGEVESGPKVDLQFEDRVLGITSQLTTENFIMLADLCNRRLKGTGQWIFDDEQYKRWLLGSTKTLYCVGPPGAGKTFLAASIIDSLQRTFTSPDVATVFIFCQDERQKEQSTLDILQNILAQLVYRKRSLSYASSSLYHSESLMKVKASPKVYQNAIRAEVDRFSKVFFIIDGLDMLSDKERLLGRLQKLPDQVQLLVTLREVSQASNSPRVTVLAPSTDLQLYAISRIESDASLVDLLKRKSSPQMYHDVVSMVAEKSHGVYVSILLPLTSLLFANMTSFLLAKIHLDLLARYTEKSLFERALVHLPQSLSEAYGEAMKQVVSQGPKAASYVYWTLYALRPLTVGELKSATSSTDSPANDQFMSFEHSLQTQSAGILTVDAVSGTVRFVHRTAKEYLIGTPSRVFFPSAQKDIAEVCLTAITPDEVVDDCYYNGGNPPRSSGSGFLSYAAMYWGFHAREVHEDEQTIQVLIKTFLNKLLWRRPPLQVLTNEPMIPSELGLGKYPQDWTALHILAYFGIVSRCRRLIAQGGRIDAGDNSFRLTPLHCAASRGHSDMVEFLLDNGADGNAIARDGSTALHLATQYGQRKVMKLLLHRPVNAQIANLEGATSLQLAVKTEADEATVPLLIKNKVDVNTRNIRTGDTALHLAIEWRRPRIVLYLLDKGASIDMTNENGFTPLQLAVKVDNCEAISVLLQRRANIEARSLSGLTALQIAAYEEHWVAFDLLIIGGADINAWNKEGESLIHEQARKATSPAIAAKLLDQGANIEAFTAKGLTPLHCAALESNKTIIALNYGASVHTVSNEGWTPLHQAVYVGTGAPDHEFPQIAEYIHLLVSRGADINARLQSPASNSETSLHLAITAIVTRPDLVQLLIQCGADINAPTADGKTPLHLAAERGRESIFRILYDAGADMSLEVPDSAKADDGHDGTGVGRTAYDIALSNPFGRHWFESDGKLKPVVKEVKRKDSVETLIDEDEFHGEGEGDSNAVIIEDKAGEGSATEAVERPQEPLPSDNATPNPVFAPRKSVSRSGSLSGSIRSSSALGRSIAQHPRSNSIGGVLSPASYSDSASPFPTLQNINQKTGSRTWKGNRSFDREAWGQLENGVSVSRSGSGSASVSGSGEWAGSGDCDGDGDVQSLNEKHEPVSFVQNETPYVIV; translated from the exons ATGGCCGAAGTCCAAGCCCTGCGGGGGCAGCTCACGCAAGCTGCTGGCTCCGCACGTGTTGTTGTACGCTGCCTTAATGGCAGCCGCGACCTCCAGGAGTCCTCACAGCGCGCGATAATGCTCCTCGTAGATGCACTAGACTCGATTTACAGGCTCAAAGACCAGATCGGCGATGACGAAAATAAGGACAACAAATATCTCATTGAGCCGCACCGGCTCGTTGCCCTTGCTGAAATCCTGGAACGTTTTACGTCGACGATGAAATCCATGGAGCTTTATTTCCAGCCTGGCGGAGTGGGGGTGACATACTATAGGAAGCACTTACTGGAACGGACGTTCCTGGAGCGATTGGAACAGTACAAGGTCATGTTGTTGCTGTCCATGCAGCCGGATTCTAG tgagcgATCGTTCCTGGATAAGAAAATACGGGCTAGTCTTAGGTCAGGAGGGGAGGTGGAGTCGG GTCCGAAGGTCGACCTTCAGTTCGAGGATCGTGTCCTCGGGATCACGAGTCAGCTTACAACCGAAAATTTTATTATGCTTGCGGACTTGTGTAATCGGCGGCTAAAAGGGACTGGGCAATGGATCTTCGATGATGAACAGTATAAACGATGGTTGTTGGGCTCTACGAAAACATTATACTGTGTCGGTCCAC CTGGTGCGGGCAAGACATTTCTAGC AGCTTCCATTATAGATTCCCTGCAAAGAACGTTTACGTCTCCTGACGTGGCAACGGTGTTTATCTTCTGCCAGGACGAGAGGCAGAAGGAACAGTCTACACTTGATATACTTCAGAACATCCTCGCGCAACTCGTCTACCGCAAACGGAGTCTCTCGTATGCATCGTCCTCCCTGTACCACTCCGAGTCCTTGATGAAAGTAAAGGCTTCGCCAAAGGTCTACCAGAACGCCATACGTGCTGAGGTAGATAGGTTCTCGAAAGTctttttcatcatcgacgggTTGGATATGCTTTCCGATAAGGAACGTCTACTCGGCCGGCTCCAAAAGCTTCCGGACCAGGTACAACTTCTCGTTACCTTGCGGGAAGTGAGTCAGGCCTCAAACTCTCCTCGCGTAACGGTGCTAGCTCCAAGCACGGATCTTCAGCTTTACGCTATCTCGAGGATTGAGAGCGACGCGAGCCTTGTCGACCTACTCAAGCGGAAATCTAGCCCCCAAATGTACCATGATGTTGTGAGCATGGTGGCGGAGAAAAGTCATGGAGTGTATGTTTCTATCCTCCTCCCGCTGACCAGTCTTTTGTTCGCTAACATGACTAGCTTTCTCCTTGCCAAGATACACCTCGACCTTCTAGCTCGCTATACAGAAAAGAGCCTCTTCGAAAGAGCATTAGTACACCTTCCGCAAAGCCTAAGTGAAGCATACGGAGAAGCGATGAAACAAGTTGTCAGTCAGGGGCCCAAGGCTGCTTCCTATGTCTATTGGACTTTATacgctcttcgtcctctAACTGTCGGAGAATTGAAGTCAGCTACCAGTAGCACTGACAGCCCTGCGAATGACCAATTCATGAGCTTTGAGCATTCCTTACAGACACAGAGCGCCGGGATTCTCACTGTCGATGCTGTAAGCGGAACTGTCCGTTTCGTTCACAGGACAGCCAAAGAATATCTGATCGGCACACCATCGCGGGTTTTCTTCCCATCAGCCCAAAAGGATATTGCCGAGGTGTGTTTGACGGCCATTACGCCAGACGAAGTCGTTGATGACTGCTATTATAACGGCGGGAACCCGCCACGCAGTTCCGGCAGTGGGTTCCTAAGCTACGCTGCGATGTACTGGGGCTTCCACGCACGCGAGGTGCACGAAGACGAGCAAACTATCCAGGTGCTCATTAAGACATTCCTTAATAAACTGCTTTGGAGGCGACCTCCCCTGCAGGTCCTGACGAACGAGCCTATGATTCCGTCTGAGCTGGGTCTGGGCAAATACCCCCAAGATTGGACAGCTCTTCATATTCTTGCTTATTTCGGAATTGTGAGCAGATGCAGGCGCCTCATCGCACAAGGTGGAAGAATTGACGCAGGTGACAATTCTTTCCGACTCACGCCTTTGCATTGCGCGGCTAGCAGGGGACACTCAGACATGGTAGAGTTTCTTCTTGATAACGGTGCAGATGGAAACGCCATTGCTCGCGACGGCAGTACGGCCTTACACCTAGCCACGCAATATGGCCAACGAAAAGTCATGAAACTCTTACTTCATCGACCGGTTAATGCTCAAATAGCCAATCTTGAGGGCGCGACAAGCCTCCAGCTAGCTGTGAAGACCGAAGCAGACGAAGCCACCGTCCCTCTCCTTATAAAGAACAAGGTAGATGTGAACACTCGCAATATCCGCACAGGAGATACGGCACTACATCTAGCTATAGAATGGAGACGACCGCGAATTGTCCTATACCTTCTCGATAAAGGTGCTTCGATTGATATGACTAACGAAAACGGCTTCACCCCTCTCCAGCTAGCCGTGAAAGTCGACAACTGCGAAGCGATCTCCGTcctccttcagcgccgcGCCAACATTGAAGCACGCTCTTTATCAGGCCTTACAGCGCTCCAAATAGCCGCGTACGAAGAGCACTGGGTCGCATtcgacctcctcatcatcggcggtgCGGATATTAACGCCTGGAACAAAGAAGGCGAATCTCTCATCCACGAGCAAGCGCGTAAAGCAACAAGCCCTGCCATCGCAGCTAAGCTCCTTGACCAAGGCGCCAATATCGAAGCCTTTACCGCAAAAGGCCTCACTCCACTTCACTGTGCTGCCCTTGAGTCTAACAAGACAAT AATTGCTCTCAACTACGGGGCTAGTGTCCATACCGTTTCAAATGAAGGCTGGACACCCCTCCATCAGGCGGTTTACGTCGGCACAGGCGCGCCAGACCATGAATTCCCCCAAATAGCAGAATATATCCACCTTCTAGTCAGCCGTGGTGCGGACATTAATGCCCGTCTGCAATCCCCCGCAAGCAACAGCGAAACCTCACTCCACCTTGCCATCACCGCCATTGTTACTCGGCCCGATTTAGTACAGCTGCTAATCCAATGCGGCGCCGATATCAACGCACCTACGGCAGACGGGAAGACGCCTCTTCATCTCGCGGCCGAACGAGGGCGCGAATCAATTTTCCGAATTCTGTACGACGCAGGGGCCGACATGTCCCTTGAGGTCCCGGATAGTGCGAAGGCTGACGATGGGCACGACGGGACAGGGGTGGGAAGAACCGCGTATGATATTGCGCTGAGTAACCCGTTCGGTCGGCATTGGTTCGAGAGTGACGGAAAGCTTAAGCCTGTTGTCaaagaggtgaagaggaaagacAGTGTGGAGACACTtattgacgaggatgagtttcatggagaaggtgaaggggaCAGCAACGCAGTGATCATCGAAGAtaaagctggagaaggctcCGCCACTGAGGCCGTTGAACGTCCCCAGGAGCCATTACCCTCAGACAACGCCACCCCCAACCCAGTCTTCGCACCCCGGAAATCAGTCTCGAGAAGCGGGAGCTTGAGCGGGAGCATCCGCTCCTCATCTGCTCTCGGCCGCAGCATCGCCCAGCATCCCAGGTCAAACTCAATCGGGGGCGTATTATCGCCTGCATCGTACTCAGATTCTGCCTCGCCATTTCCGACGCTGCAGAACATTAACCAGAAGACCGGGAGTCGAACTTGGAAGGGAAACAGGAGCTTTGATCGTGAAGCTTGGGGTCAGCTAGAGAATGGAGTCTCCGTCTCAAGATCTGGGTCCGGGTCTGCGTCTGTGTCTGGATCTggggaatgggctgggagtgGGGACTGCgatggtgatggagatgTTCAAAGTCTGAATGAGAAACATGAGCCTGTCTCGTTCGTTCAAAATGAAACACCATATGTGATTGTTTGA
- a CDS encoding uncharacterized protein (transcript_id=CADANIAT00003162), whose product MASTQDFQPSFDYIKAQEQLFLETRSLSHARSRSAMSETTEIIDSDYDTDSRNATSDSSPYRSADSLVAESVTTLSTLDDIKTPDSTGLTAFHFHLDDSPIKGPQGPHLFRTSEDSLSRYQPTPEWTEEKAPDSAIATQFYTGFKTVPFRTEQERKDTPVPIATTQTPPPPPPAPARPASRIGVANWSPNEVVSWMQGLGFEDSIIEKFFINDITGPILLELQIDDLKELEISSFGKRHQLMACIRQLRRAYYSSTPQSCCSGMSTPDPTHRQNTRTPQTTAAEVGADCTSPMVECDAPRSRSDSRSSSQHQHRQHSRQKRGRHGTEIAPQDSVSIVAIEQLLPKLHVCSKGENCRKWQRQQAKIARLLKDLQLEGLGGSVLVTNDPASVAHAHSVAKTPKMESRPQVQEVKPKLEVKPPMPEFKSAKPELRSPKSDAKTPKSEMTPSLVASSDIMGATQKGDIHLSQERLNDVQSRDPQENVRNFLNFQRLSALQPVTDPATPPAEHDASMENSPTTSQKGTPTLAENLRHLPKLRIPSLQAPTETTFSPGYSAQRTITPSVLRKSRQFPTINRKESPNPHSGLLSPSDFYRGDPHYAQRTPLSSGDAPLTAIHIGPIERGFSQSVPPDMRFGNQADDARPASRTENHRRLHSAVNGPSFRPMVPVVERSPLPPIDTLEDLENTPRAPHCRNNPFSPNSAHANDIIHNGWMKKRKTSKLIRHEWEENHFTLRGTHLCMYPDEQAALRDSKALERIDVDDYAVACSSLRSTSRLTNAFKKTVLKRVNNNQEPGAFAFSLIPASNTDRKHFLPGGPKSHHFSVETQQERIDWMRELMLAKALRRGREGGDSVNLNGQPF is encoded by the exons ATG GCTTCTACTCAGGATTTCCAGCCATCCTTCGATTACATCAAGGCCCAGGAACAACTCTTCCTTGAAACCAGATCGTTATCCCATGCTCGTTCCAGATCGGCCATGTCGGAAACCACCGAGATCATCGACTCAGACTACGATACAGATTCAAGAAACGCAACGTCCGATAGCTCGCCCTACAGAAGTGCTGACTCG CTCGTGGCAGAGAGTGTTACCACCCTGTCAACCCTGGACGATATCAAAACCCCCGACTCAACCGGCCTTACCGcattccatttccacctcGATGACAGTCCTATCAAGGGTCCTCAGGGCCCGCATCTCTTTCGAACTTCTGAGGACTCTCTTTCCAGATATCAGCCCACACCTGAGTGGACGGAAGAAAAGGCACCCGATAGCGCGATAGCCACGCAGTTTTATACTGGCTTCAAGACAGTGCCATTTAGAACCGAACAAGAGCGAAAAGATACCCCGGTCCCCATTGCCACTACGCAAacacctccgccgcctccacctgCTCCGGCACGTCCTGCATCTAGAATCGGTGTTGCTAACTGGTCACCCAACGAGGTGGTCAGCTGGATGCAAGGTCTGGGGTTCGAGGACTCCATCATCGAAAAGTTCTTCATTAATGATATTACTGGTCCAATCCTGCTTGAACTCCAGATTGACGATCTCAAAGAGCTTGAGATATCTTCATTCGGGAAGAGGCATCAGTTGATGGCCTGTATTCGCCAGCTCCGACGAGCCTACTACTCAAGCACTCCCCAATCCTGCTGCTCAGGAATGTCTACACCAGATCCTACTCATCGACAAAATACGCGGACACCTCAAACTACTGCTGCCGAGGTGGGTGCTGACTGCACCAGCCCCATGGTCGAATGTGATGCTCCGAGGTCTCGATCAGACTCACGATCTTCaagccagcaccagcaccggcAGCACAGTCGTCAAAAGCGTGGTCGCCATGGCACAGAAATCGCACCTCAGGATTCAGTATCCATTGTGGCTATCGAACAGCTGCTTCCTAAGCTGCATGTGTGCTCCAAGGGCGAGAATTGTCGCAAGTGGCAAAGGCAGCAGGCTAAGATCGCTCGTTTGCTGAAGGACCTTCAACTGGAAGGCCTTGGAGGTTCTGTTCTCGTTACCAATGATCCAGCGAGCGTTGCCCATGCACACTCTGTGGCAAAAACGCCCAAGATGGAATCAAGACCACAAGTACAGGAAGTCAAACCCAAACTAGAGGTCAAACCGCCTATGCCGGAGTTCAAGTCAGCTAAGCCCGAGTTGAGGTCGCCCAAGTCAGACGCGAAGACTCCCAAGTCCGAGATGACTCCTTCTCTTGTTGCTTCGTCGGATATCATGGGAGCAACCCAGAAAGGCGATATTCACCTATCTCAGGAACGGCTTAATGATGTGCAATCACGAGACCCGCAAGAGAATGTGCGAAACTTCCTCAACTTCCAACGGCTCAgtgctcttcagccggttACAGACCCTGCCACTCCTCCTGCAGAGCATGATGCATCCATGGAGAACTCACCTACTACTTCACAAAAAGGAACTCCAACTCTGGCGGAAAATCTCCGCCACCTTCCAAAGCTGCGGATACCCAGCCTTCAAGCCCCGACCGAAACCACTTTCTCTCCAGGCTACTCAGCGCAGCGTACTATTACCCCCTCTGTCCTCCGCAAGTCACGGCAGTTTCCCACTATTAACCGAAAGGAGTCACCGAACCCGCACAGCGGCCTCCTATCGCCCTCGGACTTCTATCGTGGTGACCCTCACTACGCGCAGCGCACCCCGCTGTCCAGCGGTGACGCACCCTTGACAGCCATCCACATCGGTCCGATAGAGCGAGGTTTCTCTCAATCTGTACCACCAGATATGCGATTTGGGAATCAGGCCGATGACGCCCGTCCGGCTTCGAGGACGGAGAACCACCGTCGACTGCACTCTGCTGTCAATGGGCCATCTTTCAGGCCCATGGTTCCTGTCGTGGAGCGCTCACCGCTGCCGCCAATTGATACTCTCGAAGACCTCGAGAATACCCCTCGAGCACCGCATTGCAGGAATAACCCTTTCAGCCCCAACTCTGCACATGCGAATGACATCATCCACAACGgttggatgaagaagcggaaaACCTCTAAGCTCATCCGCCACGAATGGGAAGAGAATCACTTCACCCTTCGAGGCACTCATCTGTGCATGTATCCAGATGAGCAGGCCGCTCTTCGGGACTCCAAAGCATTGGAGCGTATTGATGTAGATGATTATGCCGTGGCGTGTTCTTCACTGCGATCCACCTCTAGATTGACCAACGCTTTCAAAAAGACCGTCCTGAAGCGCGTCAATAACAACCAGGAACCAGGGGCGTTTGCCTTTTCCCTCATCCCTGCCTCGAATACCGACCGCAAGCATTTCTTGCCAGGCGGGCCCAAATCACACCATTTCTCCGTCGAGACGCAGCAGGAGCGCATCGACTGGATGAGAGAGCTGATGCTCGCAAAAGCTCtccgacgaggccgagaaggcgGCGATTCTGTCAACCTCAATGGCCAGCCTTTCTAG
- a CDS encoding protein rosA (transcript_id=CADANIAT00003163), whose translation MSALAGPSTQAKPQQSARTRADPKSQNQTSVIKDHANMVTKAYKRSRNGCYTCRLRRKKCDETHPNCVACTSLGVSCEYRKPSWWISTQARMLQKDKIKQKVRETKVLQKEVALQEYIKRAVPSAKPRDNPVSKPQTPPMEPMVATTYDPSTSYLPAPATSALMSTPYGFDAGIGSSTYIPDTTYVPDTTPLQDTSVFWFDPTATPLIPTPTSISELSASSAAMTATTTTTTAMTTPAVQSDEWYQGFTDPLPRVQNPLSLGSSEFPDRPLSFYLEGKMSSNDRERSLLYHFVDNVLRLVFPILDLHKQGPSRAREILRSLDSNKSYYHGCLSVSAIHLRTVKKQRGKRVERDIMRHRYAAISELHKALYADHGHDTILDATLAMIFFHCSVGSPEVDGLPDIGWNEHFTAVTDLVNKLGLMEANPFTPPPFSMSLSTWIDIFGATMLGRSPQFAHAYRHKHLNGISSGLRELMGCDDRIMYLISEIACLDSLKEEGRINDYTVCHHVSALTAQLDHAEQVVVNPTLENPISATGIIQADKLTKNMTAIFRVAARIYLYSLMPGFHPEQQNIVDLVEKVSELLQYIPSGPFGFDRSLVWPMLITGAFSTPTSNFRIILEQRIAALGDCSDFGSFGRMYSVLQETWKLSDDDSEPVYTERTSGLLGPPSSSAFEFDAHMAMPSPALAVGAQRVKQQPIHWRDVMRAREWHYLLL comes from the exons ATGTCAGCTCTCGCCGGACCTAGTACGCAGGCGAAGCCACAACAGTCGGCGCGAACAAGGGCAGACCCGAAAAGCCAAAATCAGACATCCGTTATCAAGGACCACGCAAATATGGTTACGAAGGCATACAAACGGTCGCGTAACG GTTGCTATACCTGCCGCCTACGAAGGAAGAAATGCGACGAGACTCATCCTAATTGCGTGGCATGCACCAGTCTGGGCGTCAGCTGCGAATACCGAAAGCCGAGTTGGTGGATAAGTACTCAGGCGCGAATGCTACAAAAGGACAAGATAAAACAGAAGGTCAGGGAGACTAAAGTACTGCAAAAGGAGGTAGCGCTTCAGG AATACATCAAACGTGCGGTCCCATCAGCGAAACCTCGCGACAACCCTGTCAGCAAGCCTCAAACGCCCCCGATGGAACCAATGGTGGCCACCACATATGATCCCTCTACGTCCTACTTACCAGCACCTGCAACCAGCGCACTAATGTCTACCCCATATGGCTTTGATGCTGGAATTGGTAGCAGCACTTATATCCCTGATACCACATACGTACCTGATACAACCCCATTGCAAGATACTAGTGTCTTTTGGTTTGACCCAACAGCAACTCCGTTAATACCTACACCGACCTCAATTTCAGAGCTATCAGCGAGTTCAGCGGCAATGACagcgacgacaacaacaacgaCAGCGATGACGACTCCAGCAGTACAGAGTGACGAATGGTATCAAGGATTTACTGACCCCCTACCGCGTGTGCAGAATCCTCTCTCTCTTGGATCTTCCGAATTCCCGGACCGACCACTATCTTTCTATCTGGAAGGGAAGATGAGTTCAAATGACCGAGAGCGCTCCCTACTCTATCACTTTGTCGACAATGTCCTCCGGCTGGTTTTTCCCATTCTCGACCTCCATAAACAGGGACCATCCAGAGCCCGCGAGATCCTGCGCTCCCTTGACTCGAACAAGTCATATTACCACGGCTGTCTCAGCGTATCAGCTATCCACCTCAGGACTGTGAAGAAGCAGCGAGGTAAACGAGTAGAAAGAGACATCATGCGCCACCGTTACGCGGCGATCTCAGAACTCCACAAAGCCTTATATGCGGATCATGGCCACGATACAATCCTAGACGCAACGCTGGcaatgatcttcttccactgctcGGTGGGATCACCTGAAGTGGACGGCCTTCCGGATATAGGATGGAACGAGCACTTCACAGCCGTCACAGACCTCGTCAACAAGCTAGGGCTCATGGAGGCAAACCCATTCACGCCGCCCCCATTTAGCATGTCTCTCAGTACATGGATTGACATTTTTGGTGCCACAATGCTCGGAAGATCTCCCCAATTCGCACACGCATATAGGCATAAGCACCTGAACGGAATTTCGTCTGGTTTACGCGAACTAATGGGGTGCGACGACCGAATCATGTACCTGATCTCTGAAATCGCCTGCCTTGATTCTTTaaaggaagaaggccgcATCAATGACTACACAGTCTGCCACCACGTCTCGGCATTAACAGCCCAGCTCGACCATGCCGAGCAAGTGGTCGTCAATCCGACTCTCGAAAACCCCATTTCCGCCACGGGCATTATCCAGGCCGATAAACTCACGAAGAACATGACCGCCATATTCCGCGTTGCAGCCCGCATCTACCTATACAGCTTAATGCCCGGCTTCCATCCGGAGCAGCAGAACATCGTAGATCTCGTCGAGAAGGTTTCAGAACTCTTGCAATACATTCCGTCAGGACCCTTTGGATTTGACCGCTCGCTTGTGTGGCCAATGCTAATCACTGGCGCATTCTCAACGCCAACAAGCAACTTTCGCATTATCCTTGAGCAACGAATTGCCGCATTGGGCGATTGCAGCGACTTTGGCAGTTTCGGACGCATGTATTCCGTCCTGCAGGAGACTTGGAAACTTTCCGACGACGACAGTGAGCCTGTCTATACTGAGCGCACGTCTGGGCTCCTTGGgcctccttcctcgtcggctttTGAATTCGACGCGCATATGGCTATGCCGTCTCCGGCGTTGGCTGTTGGCGCGCAACGAGTCAAGCAACAACCCATTCATTGGCGAGATGTTATGAGGGCTCGGGAATGGCACTATCTTCTGCTTTAA
- a CDS encoding uncharacterized protein (transcript_id=CADANIAT00003164), translating into MDFGASARGKAAWRQRCILQTLKNKLGRNVGTAPAAMEFMAAFGLNPEQCGLSRSLEKPVGHRHLYGLIRACLNLARRFMVPNRTRVSWQYRASDGLAEYGTDAAPLIKDLSCLWRIGQYASCPLGEVTRNRTALGIGDLHLLCLH; encoded by the exons ATGGATTTTGGTGCCTCGGCGAGAGGAAAGGCAGCGTGGCGGCAAAGGTGTATCCTACAGACTTTGAAGAACAAA CTAGGTAGGAATGTCGGCACTGCACCTGCTGCAATGGAGTTCATGGCGGCGTTTGGCCTCAACCCCGAGCAGTGTGGACTTTCCCGATCTCTGGAGAAACCTGTAGGCCATAGACACCTTTATGGACTGATAAGAGCGTGTCTGAACTTGGCGCGACGTTTCATGGTCCCTAACAGGACACGAGTATCTTGGCAATATAGGGCAAGCGACGGGTTGGCCGAGTATGGTACTGATGCTGCTCCATTAATCAAGGATTTATCCTGTCTCTGGCGAATTGGGCAATATGCATCTTGCCCACTAGGCGAGGTTACTCGGAATAGGACAGCACTAGGGATTGGTGACTTGCATCTGCTTTGCCTCCATTAG
- a CDS encoding uncharacterized protein (transcript_id=CADANIAT00003165), translating into MAPRPELYHLQTPEHIIFPSELQEYLRGPNPTPARCTDGKGPSVPPPLAYTEFLKALSPVFGSPLESATTPYSYTFNKQLPSPQSLPSTASTTSFSSDTVTAVRAPKTHRRARSGPPTPLNVPRSAVESGQLRRLRMSPSYPYSPGVVDSPKSAYAVRSPYPPLDRQMRHVGSPASTGRSITIQHIVTHTVTLKRVPSLAPPPKGKRRRMNQTTQ; encoded by the coding sequence ATGGCTCCCCGGCCAGAGCTCTATCACCTTCAAACACCAGAGCACATTATATTTCCCTCTGAGTTGCAGGAGTATCTGCGAGGTCCAAACCCGACGCCAGCAAGGTGCACCGATGGCAAGGGGCCCTCCGtgcctcctcctctcgcCTACACAGAGTTTCTCAAAGCTCTTAGCCCAGTATTCGGCAGTCCTCTGGAGTCCGCAACTACACCTTACTCATACACTTTCAACAAACAGCTTCCCTCCCCGCAATCACTCCCTTCAACAGCGTCAACAACCTCCTTTTCCAGCGACACCGTGACCGCAGTGAGGGCACCAAAGACCCACAGACGCGCACGCTCAGggcctccaactcctttgAACGTGCCTAGGTCCGCTGTGGAATCAGGACAGCTCCGCCGGCTGCGCATGTCCCCATCCTATCCGTACTCACCGGGCGTGGTGGACTCGCCCAAGAGCGCGTATGCCGTTCGGTCCCCGTATCCACCGCTGGATCGGCAAATGCGACACGTGGGTTCGCCTGCTAGTACTGGGAGGTCAATCACCATTCAGCATATTGTCACGCATACTGTGACACTGAAGCGAGTTCCTTCGCttgcgccgccgccgaaggggaagaggaggcggatGAACCAGACTACGCAATGA